Proteins encoded together in one Clostridium felsineum DSM 794 window:
- a CDS encoding DUF4176 domain-containing protein — translation MKILPIGSVVLLKGANKKLMIYGLKQEDIEAKVTYDYVGCLFPEGNIDANSNYLFNGVDIEKVYFVGYMDEEQEKFLESIPSQLFR, via the coding sequence ATGAAAATACTTCCCATTGGATCTGTTGTATTGTTAAAAGGAGCAAATAAAAAACTTATGATATATGGGTTAAAACAAGAAGATATAGAAGCCAAGGTAACGTACGATTATGTAGGCTGTTTATTTCCAGAGGGAAATATAGATGCGAATAGCAATTATCTTTTTAATGGAGTGGATATAGAAAAAGTTTATTTTGTGGGTTATATGGACGAAGAACAAGAAAAGTTTTTAGAAAGTATACCAAGTCAACTTTTTAGATAG